The Sedimentibacter sp. zth1 DNA segment AGCATAATAAAATAATTAAAATTTCTACACTAATGTTTCGCATTGAGAATTGTAACTTCAGCTGTATTCGTAAAAGCCAAGTGAAGGTGGGAAATATGAAGATTATCTTATTGAAGAAGAGTTGAAAATAATAAGATAGAATCTAACTTTAACGTTAGAAGAATAAAAAAATTTAAAAGAGAAAATAATAACATAAAAACTTAATTGGCTACTAAAGTTGTTTAAGGTTTGAGTACTATAAGTAGTATTGATATAATGAAAAGGAGCCTGTGAAATTATGAAAAAAAGTTACGGATTTCCAAAAATGAACAAAGAAATCGAAGAAGTAAGGGCATTTCTACCATCTTTTTTTAGAGAATTAAAAGAAGCCAATATTGATATTTGGTTAGAAAACAATTATGGTGAAGAAATGGGACTTTCAGAAGATGATTATCTAAAAGAAAATAAACATATAAATTTTGTGAAAAGAGACATTGTTTTTTCGAAGGATGTAGTGGTAGTACTTCGAACACCAGAAAGTGAAGACCTTAAGAAAATGAAATCTGGGTCAATTTTAGTTTCTATGTTACATTATATAACTCGCGAAAGTAGAAACCTGTTAATGAAGAGACTTGGTATTATATCTTTTTCAATGGATTCGATGATTGATGATGATAATCGTAGAGTTGTAGTTAATTTTTATGAGACTGCCTTTAGTGGAGCACAGCAAGCGTTAAATAAATTAGAGATTAATTTGGAAAACAAGAGCTTAAATAGACCTGTAAATGTTGTAATTATAGGCATAGGTGTAATAGGATTAACAGTTGCAAAAGCTTTTAAAGATTTATCAAACGAGAAATTTTATAAATTAAACGAGGAGTATGGTGGATTAAAAATTACACTACTCACGAGAAGTATGACGGGAAATTCTAACCTTTTTAGAGATGAATTAAAAAAAGCTGATATATTGGTTGATGCATCATCAAGAAAGGATACTTCAAAGTATATAGTAACAAATCAAGATTTAAAAGAATTACCATTGCATTCAATTATTCTTGATATTACAGCTGATCCTTATGATTTTAAAAAAGAACCACATCAAGTTAAGGCAATCGAAGGCATTCCAACGGGAACTCTTGATCAATTAGTATTTAAAACTGATGATAGAGCTTATGATGAAATTAATAATTTCATGAATACAATTAATAGAAGATTAGTAGTGAGTTGTAATGCATGGCCAGGAGTTAATCCTATAGTTTCTATGAAACTATATGGACGTCAATTACTCCCAATTCTTAGAGTTTTAATTAATAAAGAACATGAGCAATTAAGTGTTGATTCAAAAAATTATTATGAGCGTATATTAGCTAGATCATCATATGAATATTTTGAAAATTATATGAGTTAATAAAAATGATATAGATAGAAACTATAATGCAGATTAAATGTTATTTTATGTTAAGATAAATGTAAATGATTTATATTAAAGGAAAGCTACCTAGAATTTTAGGTAGCTTTTTGGTATGCGAATAACATTCTGAATGCGAACATAAACATTTTCAGCCGAGACGACTACTCCCCACGATTGATATGTAAATAATTTTTTGCTTATTGTTTATGTCTTGAATGTAGAAAGAATAGGTGTTGTTCATACTCTACCAAACGACATTTTATTGTTTTTCAAATAATCCTTCTTTGGTCATATAATAAACAACGTCCTTATCTGTATCGTAGATATATCATTGTTTATCCGTAATGCCTTTTTGTTTGTATGTTCAAGATGAATAACCCATTCTTTATCCAAGTAATAGTCCTCTGATTGTTGAAATTCTGTAGTAACAGCAATATCTTTTGAGTTTACCTTTGTACCTAAAGCAAATACCCAAAATAGACTTAGCAATATCATTATTGTCAAGAGAGCAGATATCAATGAAATAATTATTTTATTATTTCTCAACTTTTTCTTAAAAGCTTTAAGGGTTTGTGCTTCTTGTAAATATGCTTCTTTTCCATTTTTTATATTTATATGTTTATTCAAAACAGCTACTTCTTCTCTACAAATTTTACAATCAAATAAATGTTTCTCTACAAGTTCTCTTGTGTCATCTGCTGCTATATTGTAAGAACAACATATCAAAAAAAACCAGTGTTTATGCGGGTTTGCAGAATTTCAAATTTTGAGGGCTGCGACCGTATAAGAACAACAAAACACAAATAAATGCGATAAAACATACTTTCCTACAATATTTTAACATAAAAGCCACTTAGTTCTGGGTAGCAAATTGCTAATAAGAACGAGTGGCTTTTTTGTATTCACAGATACATAGCCATTTTATTTTTGAGATGGCTAAAAATTGAAAGGAGGAAAAAGTGATGTCAAAGTTTTCAAAGTCACATGATGGTGGGTATGCGATTGCGTTATGTAATCAAAAAGGTGGTGTTGGTAAAACAACTACAACAGCAAATTTAGGTATAGGGCTTGCAATGAAAGGAAAAAAAGTTTTACTTGTTGATGCAGATCCACAAGGTGATTTAACTACCTGTTTAGGTTTTGAAGATCAAGAAAACTTGCCTATTACATTGCAAACGCAAATGAAGAAAGTTATTTATGACCAGCCTATTTTGCCGCAGGAAGGAATATTACATCATAAAGAAGGTGTTGATCTTATTCCATCCAACATTGAATTATCTGAAATGGAAATGGCACTTGTAACTACTATGAGTCGAGAGTTTACGTTACGCACATATCTTAATGAAGTTAAAAAAGATTATGACTATGTGCTTATAGACTGCATGCCAAGTTTAGGTATGATTACAATTAATGCTCTTGCAGCAGCAGACAGCATTATTATTCCAGTGCAAGCTCAATATCTATCTGCAAAGGGTATGACACCGCTAACAAGAACAATAGGGAAAGTTAAAAAGCAAATTAACCCTAATCTAAAAATTGATGGTGTTTTACTTACTCTTGCAGATATGCGAACCAACTTTGCAAAAATTACATCAGACTTTATTAAGCAAAACTATGGTGGTGTTCTAAAATATACGACACTACAATTCCAACTGCTATTAAAGCTGCTGAAACAAGTGCTTTAGGCAAAAGCATTTATGCTTATGACAAGAATAGTAAAGTCGCCATTGCCTATGCGGATTTTACCAAGGAGGTGTTAAAAGATGGCGAAAAGCAACGCAATCAAGCTAAATCTTCCATCAGCAGATGACCTCTTTTCCACACAGGAAACTCGTGATAATGCAAAGCGAGAAAAGGTAATGGAAATATTGCTTAGTGAAATAAGCGATTTTCCTAATCACCCATATCATGTTGAAGTAAAATGATAATGGAAGAGAACGTTAAGCTACCGAATATGAGAATTGGTTATTCATTAGAGAACGAAAAGTTTATCTATATTTCTAAGATAATAGCTCTTACGTTATGCGACGTGGTCTCAATTACAGTATATATGCTTATGCTAGGGTTTGTATTTCATGTTGATTTCGGTGAAAATGTTTTAGTGATATTTATCACATATCTGATACTTGGCTTTTTTTTCACATGTCTTGGAACATTTCTATGTATACTGTTAAAAGACGAATCGACGTGTAATAACATTCTTGGTGTTATTCAGTTGGTGTTGTGTACATTGGGGGGAGTATTCTTTCCTGATACCTATTTAGGTAAAATTGGTATCATGTTATCCAATCTTTCTATTGTTAAATGGATAAATTATGGATTAGGAAACTATGTATACGGTTTTAGTCTTAGTAGTCTAATGTGCGTATGTGGGATAGCATTGATTTGTTCTCTGATCTTGTTGCTTATAACAAGAAAGCTTTTTAAGATACAGTTATTTATAAAGTAAAGCGGTAGCAATTTTGTAGAAAGGGGAACTTTATTATGAAAAATATAATCAAATGCTTTTGTATAAACGTTATTCGTAATTTTAGCAATAGCATGAGTATGATTATCTCTGTGTTGATCATTCCGATAGTAGTTTTAACATCTTTTTATATTAATAATCTTAGCGGAGATAATGTTAAAATTGCAGTTGTTGGAGAAGACTCTCAGTTTATTCAGTATCTTGAGGAAAATCATATTTCATATGATCTGAAAGAAGAAAACCAGATAAGAAAGATATTTATATGCGTTGTTATATTGGAACTGTCATAATAAAAAGCGATACTAGCTCTGTTATTTCCTACAATGGAGCGAATACAGAGCAAATGCTTGAGATGATACTGAAAAGAGAATATGTAAATCAAGAAGCAGATAAAAGTTTTCCTAAAGCGTTTTATTTGAATTTGTGTATCCTGCTTATACAGGCAGTGCTGAATATGAAATTGTTTGTCAGTGACAGACAAAATGACATTATGAACCGTTTGCAGATTATGGGTTTGCAGAAAAGTCAGTATCTTATTTCATATTTGTTTTTTAATTGGGCAGCTTTATTTATACCATACAGTATTTCAAATATAATATGCAATATAATATTTTTTGGATCGACAATGATTGAAAATATAAAGATTTTATTTATCTGTTTTATTGTTACAGGACTGTTTGCCAGCATTGCGCAGCTTATTTGTTCAAGCGTGAAGGATAATGCATCTGTAATTATGGTAGGTAATATCATTGCTTGTTTTACCACTTTATTATCAGGAATGTTTGGAAGCTGGAACAATAGGATACTAAAAGCTGTTGGTAACTGTATGCCACAGAGCATAAGTTACAGGTGGGTTGACAAGATCTTTCATCAGGGCAGTATTATTAATAGCAGTTTTCTATTGATTATAACATTATTTATTGTTATTTTGTGTTCAACGTTGCTTATTTATAATAAAACTAGTAAAATAGACTAAGGAGGAAAAACATGGCAAAGATTTGCGAAATATTTAAGAACAATATAATTCGTAAAGATAGCAAAAGACTTTATTTATACTTTGAGGGCTATAAGGTAGTAGAAACCGTAACTTACAAAGAGTTTGGAGCAAGGGTGCAGAATTTTGCAGGATATCTTCAGAGTATTAAAAGTAAGGGTGCGTGCGCATTGATTTTATTGCCTTCATCAATTAATTATATTACCGCTCACGTTGCCTGTTTGTTTACACAGACGATTTCTATTCCACTGTATGAAGTTACAGAGCACAACCAGATAGATGATATTAAAAAGATTATCAATAACAGTGAGGCAGAGTATATTATCACAGAAAGCAGATATGTTGATGATTTGAAAAACTGGCTGGGAGATATGGCAGAAAATCTTGTATTTTGTATGATAGATGATTTCACGGCAGGATCATATACCGAAGAGAAGATTGATGATGATAGCATTGCTTATCTTCAGTATACATCAGGTTCTACCAAAAGCGCCAAGGGAGTAAAAATTTCTTATAAAAACATATATGCTAACTGTCAAATAATGAGTAATCATTTTAAATTTACTGAAGATGAAGTTTTTGCTACATGGCTTCCTTTTCATTTTGATTTGGGATTATTAGGCTTTGCAATTAATACAATTTTTAGTGGATCAAGTGGTTGTTTTACATCTGCAAACAGCTTTATTAAACGACCTGATTCATGGCTTAATGCGATAAGTGTATACCGTGGAACTATTATTATTGCCCCTAATTTTGCATATGAAATGTGTTCAAAGTTGCCAGAAGAGATTCTTGAGAAAACAGATTTTTCATCTGTAAAATCGACCGTCAACGGTTCTGAGCTCGTAAGAAACCGAACTTTGAATTCACTGGCAGATAAGTTGAAAAAGTACGGATTAAAGCCTGAAACATTTAATCCGTC contains these protein-coding regions:
- a CDS encoding ABC transporter permease, which translates into the protein MRCYIGTVIIKSDTSSVISYNGANTEQMLEMILKREYVNQEADKSFPKAFYLNLCILLIQAVLNMKLFVSDRQNDIMNRLQIMGLQKSQYLISYLFFNWAALFIPYSISNIICNIIFFGSTMIENIKILFICFIVTGLFASIAQLICSSVKDNASVIMVGNIIACFTTLLSGMFGSWNNRILKAVGNCMPQSISYRWVDKIFHQGSIINSSFLLIITLFIVILCSTLLIYNKTSKID
- a CDS encoding AMP-binding protein; its protein translation is MAKICEIFKNNIIRKDSKRLYLYFEGYKVVETVTYKEFGARVQNFAGYLQSIKSKGACALILLPSSINYITAHVACLFTQTISIPLYEVTEHNQIDDIKKIINNSEAEYIITESRYVDDLKNWLGDMAENLVFCMIDDFTAGSYTEEKIDDDSIAYLQYTSGSTKSAKGVKISYKNIYANCQIMSNHFKFTEDEVFATWLPFHFDLGLLGFAINTIFSGSSGCFTSANSFIKRPDSWLNAISVYRGTIIIAPNFAYEMCSKLPEEILEKTDFSSVKSTVNGSELVRNRTLNSLADKLKKYGLKPETFNPSYGLAENTLVVSSHILETGYQYVTLNDVKLRENVIEYVDEGLVIVSCGVICEGVTARIVGLVNNEVLGEDEIGEIWIAGDSLSQGYWNADEEEGFNSRLEGDNTAYFATGDLGFMHDKHLYIVGRKKDMVIIRGKNFYSQDIEELILNATKNVANTAVAFAINEEEEKLIVMVEVEDRFMEKGEEIKDKIRTMISLNCKIIPSDIVLKQVGALARTDSGKVQRQICKKMYLNDKK
- a CDS encoding alanine dehydrogenase, translated to MKKSYGFPKMNKEIEEVRAFLPSFFRELKEANIDIWLENNYGEEMGLSEDDYLKENKHINFVKRDIVFSKDVVVVLRTPESEDLKKMKSGSILVSMLHYITRESRNLLMKRLGIISFSMDSMIDDDNRRVVVNFYETAFSGAQQALNKLEINLENKSLNRPVNVVIIGIGVIGLTVAKAFKDLSNEKFYKLNEEYGGLKITLLTRSMTGNSNLFRDELKKADILVDASSRKDTSKYIVTNQDLKELPLHSIILDITADPYDFKKEPHQVKAIEGIPTGTLDQLVFKTDDRAYDEINNFMNTINRRLVVSCNAWPGVNPIVSMKLYGRQLLPILRVLINKEHEQLSVDSKNYYERILARSSYEYFENYMS
- a CDS encoding ABC transporter permease, with the translated sequence MEENVKLPNMRIGYSLENEKFIYISKIIALTLCDVVSITVYMLMLGFVFHVDFGENVLVIFITYLILGFFFTCLGTFLCILLKDESTCNNILGVIQLVLCTLGGVFFPDTYLGKIGIMLSNLSIVKWINYGLGNYVYGFSLSSLMCVCGIALICSLILLLITRKLFKIQLFIK